In one Butyrivibrio proteoclasticus B316 genomic region, the following are encoded:
- the rpoZ gene encoding DNA-directed RNA polymerase subunit omega, translating to MIHPSYVDLMKVVNKGVEEGEEPVISSRYSVVMATAKRARQIIAGDEPMVKVKDKQKPLSIAVDEMNQDTLRILTDEEKEEIQTEATENE from the coding sequence ATGATACACCCATCTTATGTTGATCTTATGAAGGTTGTTAACAAGGGAGTTGAAGAGGGCGAGGAGCCTGTTATCAGCTCAAGATATTCAGTAGTTATGGCTACTGCAAAGAGAGCAAGACAGATCATTGCCGGTGATGAGCCAATGGTTAAGGTTAAGGACAAGCAGAAGCCTCTTTCAATTGCTGTTGATGAGATGAACCAGGATACACTCCGTATTCTTACTGACGAGGAGAAGGAAGAAATCCAGACAGAGGCTACAGAGAACGAGTAA
- the rimO gene encoding 30S ribosomal protein S12 methylthiotransferase RimO, which translates to MKILFVSLGCDKNRVDTEVMLGMLADRGHNFTDDEQEAEAAVVNTCCFINDAKEESINTILELAERRKSGQLKALIVTGCLAQRYKEEIQDEIPEVDEILGVSSTDKIIEALDETIERNKLFSHKNYFDDVNRKPIGGKKRVITTGGLYNYLKIAEGCDKHCTYCIIPKVRGAYRSVPMEQLLADARNLAEAGVTELLLVAQETTLYGTDLYGEKKLPELLHKLCEIDGFKWIRILYCYPEEITEELIQTIKTEPKICHYLDIPIQSGSDRILKLMGRRTNNAEIRALVEHLREEIPDICIRTTLISGFPGETAADHNETFKLVEDLRFDRLGVFTYSQEEDTPAATMPDQVTERVKNTRRNKLMRLQQEIAFENAENMVGKIVEAVIEGRITDTDDEEGFSYVARTYKDAPDIDGYVFVTGVKRELMTGDYIKVLITGSNEYDLIGEETT; encoded by the coding sequence ATGAAGATTTTATTTGTGTCACTTGGATGTGACAAGAATAGAGTTGATACTGAGGTTATGCTGGGGATGCTGGCTGACCGTGGTCACAACTTTACTGATGATGAACAGGAAGCAGAAGCAGCAGTTGTTAACACCTGCTGCTTTATAAATGATGCAAAAGAAGAGAGCATTAATACTATTTTAGAACTTGCTGAGCGGAGAAAGTCCGGTCAGCTTAAAGCGCTTATTGTTACAGGATGTCTTGCTCAGCGTTATAAAGAAGAGATTCAGGATGAGATTCCTGAAGTTGATGAGATATTAGGCGTATCCTCTACAGATAAGATAATAGAGGCTCTTGATGAAACTATCGAGAGAAATAAGCTTTTTTCACACAAGAATTATTTTGATGATGTTAACAGAAAGCCGATTGGTGGCAAGAAGAGAGTCATCACTACCGGAGGCCTTTACAACTATCTCAAGATAGCTGAAGGGTGCGACAAGCACTGCACATACTGCATTATTCCTAAGGTAAGAGGTGCTTACAGAAGTGTTCCTATGGAACAGCTCCTGGCAGATGCCAGAAATCTTGCAGAAGCCGGTGTTACAGAGCTTTTACTGGTAGCACAGGAGACAACACTTTATGGAACAGATCTTTATGGAGAGAAAAAGCTTCCGGAACTTCTCCATAAGCTCTGTGAGATAGACGGATTTAAATGGATCAGGATTCTTTACTGCTATCCTGAGGAAATAACAGAGGAGCTTATCCAGACAATCAAGACTGAGCCCAAGATCTGTCATTATTTGGATATCCCGATTCAGTCTGGTTCTGACAGAATTCTGAAGTTAATGGGAAGACGTACTAATAATGCAGAAATAAGAGCACTTGTTGAGCACCTTAGAGAGGAAATACCTGATATTTGTATCAGAACAACTCTCATAAGCGGATTCCCGGGAGAAACAGCGGCTGATCATAATGAGACTTTCAAGCTTGTTGAAGATCTTAGATTTGACAGACTTGGAGTGTTTACTTATTCACAGGAAGAAGATACTCCTGCAGCTACTATGCCGGATCAGGTTACTGAGAGAGTCAAGAACACAAGGCGTAACAAGCTTATGCGTCTTCAGCAGGAAATTGCTTTTGAAAATGCTGAGAATATGGTAGGCAAGATTGTAGAGGCTGTTATTGAGGGAAGAATTACAGATACTGACGATGAAGAAGGCTTTTCTTATGTCGCCAGAACCTATAAGGATGCCCCCGACATTGATGGGTATGTATTTGTCACCGGTGTAAAGAGAGAACTTATGACCGGTGATTATATAAAAGTATTGATCACAGGATCTAATGAGTATGATCTGATTGGGGAGGAAACAACATGA
- a CDS encoding DEAD/DEAH box helicase produces the protein MNKDLEKELLDQAEVQEENIKEPEKKTKKEDEDKVRYDESGLDERIIRAVSEMGFEYMSPIQKAAIPVMIQGKDIIGQAQTGTGKTAAFGIPLLHQVDPANKHLQAVVLCPTRELAMQAADDIRDFAKYMFGIKVLAVYGGQDISRQIKALSNGVQIVVGTPGRVMDHMRRHTMKMKDVKVLVLDEADEMLDMGFREDIETILQGMPMERQTALFSATMPEAILKITKTYQKSDAEYIKMTPKEITVAAIEQAYYRVPQKLKEDVLVRLMDYYNPARSLIFCNTKRMVDQLAESLKGKGYLADGLHGDLSQNQRDTVMNLFRNGRINILIATDVAARGIDVSGVEAVFNYDIPEDIEYYVHRIGRTGRAGRSGMSFTLVGGREMYKLREIEKVCHTKIEERHVPKAKEITRVKSQKVFAEVIDIIENGDISSVLEFVNQKVEEGEYTAEQLAAGFMKLKMGADLEDLVLFEKSDRNRRDFKTRGERGRGERGRDGRRSDRDRDGKRGRGDRERDGKKSGRDSRSRDGKSYDKDSRGRRGKSFDKEKDLFPKPRRKNKPLNDHDGFNKNTGLDENLIASIKADRDQNANKSSDASKTSDNKKYERKPRKSNDGFENVGRINIKGEGSTKSWYMEDTPRHKKADKQDVDTMNVSKSDKKAIKSENKKRSLDYLADVSSLVMESFGKRKK, from the coding sequence ATGAATAAAGATTTAGAAAAAGAATTATTAGATCAGGCAGAAGTTCAGGAAGAAAATATCAAAGAGCCTGAGAAAAAAACAAAGAAAGAGGACGAAGATAAGGTTCGTTACGACGAATCAGGACTGGATGAGAGAATTATAAGAGCTGTTTCTGAGATGGGATTTGAGTATATGTCTCCAATTCAGAAGGCAGCTATTCCTGTAATGATACAGGGAAAAGATATAATAGGACAGGCACAGACTGGTACAGGTAAGACAGCTGCATTTGGTATTCCGCTTCTTCATCAGGTGGATCCGGCCAATAAGCATCTTCAGGCCGTTGTCCTTTGTCCTACAAGAGAGCTTGCTATGCAGGCTGCCGATGACATAAGAGATTTTGCTAAATACATGTTTGGGATCAAAGTTCTTGCCGTATATGGTGGACAGGATATTTCCAGACAGATCAAAGCTCTTTCAAATGGCGTGCAGATAGTTGTTGGTACTCCCGGAAGAGTTATGGATCATATGCGCAGACATACTATGAAGATGAAAGACGTCAAGGTCCTCGTTCTTGATGAAGCGGATGAGATGCTTGATATGGGATTTAGAGAGGATATTGAGACTATCCTCCAGGGAATGCCAATGGAGCGTCAGACAGCTCTTTTCTCTGCAACAATGCCTGAGGCGATTCTCAAGATTACCAAGACATATCAGAAGAGTGATGCTGAATATATCAAGATGACTCCTAAGGAAATAACAGTAGCCGCTATTGAACAGGCTTACTATAGAGTACCTCAGAAGCTCAAGGAAGATGTCCTTGTAAGACTTATGGATTATTATAATCCTGCAAGATCACTTATTTTCTGTAATACCAAGAGAATGGTAGATCAGCTTGCTGAGAGCCTTAAGGGAAAGGGCTATTTAGCTGATGGCCTTCATGGGGATCTTTCTCAGAATCAGAGAGATACTGTAATGAATCTCTTTAGAAACGGCAGGATCAATATTCTCATTGCTACTGACGTGGCAGCCAGAGGTATAGATGTAAGCGGCGTAGAAGCAGTGTTTAACTATGATATTCCTGAAGATATTGAGTACTATGTTCACAGGATCGGACGTACCGGAAGAGCCGGCAGAAGCGGCATGAGCTTTACACTTGTTGGCGGACGTGAGATGTACAAACTTAGAGAAATCGAGAAGGTTTGCCATACCAAGATTGAAGAGAGGCACGTTCCTAAGGCCAAAGAGATTACAAGAGTTAAGTCTCAGAAGGTCTTTGCAGAAGTAATAGATATTATTGAGAATGGTGATATTTCTTCTGTTCTTGAATTTGTTAATCAGAAGGTTGAAGAGGGCGAATATACAGCAGAGCAGCTTGCAGCCGGTTTTATGAAACTCAAGATGGGTGCTGATCTTGAAGATCTTGTTCTATTTGAAAAGAGTGACAGGAACCGTAGAGACTTTAAGACCCGTGGTGAAAGAGGACGTGGCGAGAGAGGCCGAGACGGTAGACGTTCTGACAGAGACCGTGACGGTAAAAGAGGTCGTGGCGATAGAGAACGCGATGGCAAAAAGTCCGGAAGAGATTCTCGTAGCCGTGATGGGAAAAGCTATGATAAAGATTCACGTGGCAGACGAGGCAAGTCTTTTGATAAAGAAAAAGACTTATTCCCTAAGCCACGTAGGAAGAATAAACCATTAAACGATCATGATGGTTTTAATAAGAATACAGGTCTTGATGAGAACCTTATTGCGAGCATAAAGGCTGACAGAGATCAAAATGCCAATAAGTCTTCTGATGCATCCAAGACTTCTGATAATAAGAAGTATGAGAGAAAGCCAAGAAAGAGTAACGACGGATTTGAAAATGTAGGACGCATTAATATCAAAGGGGAAGGTTCTACGAAGTCATGGTATATGGAGGATACTCCAAGACATAAGAAAGCTGACAAGCAGGATGTTGATACCATGAATGTTTCAAAGTCTGACAAGAAGGCTATTAAATCAGAGAATAAAAAGAGAAGCCTTGATTACCTGGCAGATGTAAGCAGCCTTGTAATGGAGAGCTTTGGTAAACGCAAGAAATAA
- a CDS encoding HAD-IIA family hydrolase has product MSMFDIETKKKILDETDLFVLDMDGTFYLDEDILDGALDFLSAVRNAGKDYLFFTNNSSTSPALYIEKLARMNCHITRDQIMTSGDVMIRYLNSNYPGKSVYLLGTQPLIDDFKKGGINLFEPEIPVNEGFVPADTTNIPDIVVIGFDKTLTYEKLTNACTYIRNGALFLATHLDINCPVKGGFIPDCGMMCAAITLSTGKEPRYVGKPFSETVDMVIDKTGFDREKITFVGDRLYTDVATGVKNGAKGVLVLTGEAGLEDIPGSDVKPDAVYEGIGEMGKLLLR; this is encoded by the coding sequence ATGAGTATGTTTGATATAGAAACTAAAAAGAAAATACTTGATGAAACAGATCTTTTTGTCCTTGATATGGACGGGACTTTTTACCTTGATGAAGATATTTTAGATGGTGCACTGGATTTTCTAAGTGCTGTTCGAAATGCAGGAAAGGACTATTTGTTTTTTACCAATAATTCATCGACGTCTCCTGCGCTTTATATTGAGAAACTTGCCAGAATGAACTGCCATATAACAAGGGATCAGATCATGACATCAGGTGATGTAATGATCAGATATTTAAACAGTAATTATCCTGGAAAAAGTGTATATTTGCTTGGAACACAGCCTTTAATAGATGATTTCAAAAAGGGCGGTATAAACTTGTTTGAGCCGGAGATACCTGTTAATGAAGGTTTTGTTCCTGCTGATACCACGAATATTCCGGATATTGTTGTAATTGGTTTTGATAAGACTCTTACTTATGAAAAACTTACAAATGCCTGTACATATATTAGAAATGGTGCTCTTTTTCTTGCAACTCATCTTGATATCAACTGCCCTGTTAAGGGTGGATTTATCCCTGATTGTGGAATGATGTGCGCTGCAATTACTCTTTCTACGGGAAAAGAGCCAAGGTATGTAGGTAAGCCTTTTTCTGAAACTGTAGATATGGTGATTGATAAGACTGGCTTTGACAGAGAGAAGATCACTTTTGTAGGTGACCGCCTGTATACAGATGTTGCTACCGGGGTTAAGAATGGTGCAAAAGGGGTTCTGGTGCTCACAGGAGAAGCAGGACTTGAAGATATACCAGGGTCAGATGTTAAGCCTGATGCTGTATATGAAGGCATAGGTGAGATGGGAAAACTCCTATTGAGATAG
- a CDS encoding RpiB/LacA/LacB family sugar-phosphate isomerase — translation MKIALINENSQAAKNEMIYGALKKVADKHGFEVFNYGMYSAEDKAQLTYVQNGILACVLLNSGAVDYVITGCGTGEGAMLACNSFPGVICGHVTDPLDAYTFAQINDGNAIAMNFALKSGWGAELNLEYTFEKLFSEESGQGYPRERAVPEQRNKKILDEVKKVTYNQDVVDILNKLDRDLVKGALSGEHFLEYFDANAKDERIKAAVHEILA, via the coding sequence ATGAAAATCGCACTTATTAATGAGAACAGTCAGGCTGCCAAGAATGAGATGATCTACGGAGCACTCAAGAAGGTTGCTGATAAGCATGGCTTTGAGGTGTTTAATTACGGAATGTATTCAGCTGAGGACAAGGCGCAGCTTACATATGTACAGAATGGTATTCTTGCTTGTGTTCTTCTTAACTCTGGCGCTGTTGATTATGTAATTACCGGCTGCGGAACAGGAGAGGGCGCTATGCTTGCTTGTAACAGCTTCCCTGGAGTTATCTGTGGTCATGTAACAGATCCTCTTGATGCTTACACATTTGCTCAGATCAATGATGGTAACGCTATTGCCATGAACTTTGCACTTAAGTCAGGATGGGGCGCAGAACTCAATCTTGAATATACATTTGAGAAGCTTTTCTCTGAGGAGTCAGGACAGGGATATCCAAGAGAGAGAGCAGTTCCTGAGCAGAGAAATAAGAAAATTCTTGATGAAGTCAAGAAAGTTACATACAACCAGGATGTTGTAGATATTCTTAATAAGCTTGACAGAGATCTTGTTAAGGGAGCTCTTTCAGGTGAGCATTTCCTTGAGTACTTTGATGCAAATGCCAAGGATGAGAGAATCAAGGCTGCTGTACACGAAATACTTGCATAA
- a CDS encoding YicC/YloC family endoribonuclease, with product MVCSMTGFGRCEVTEGQRKYTVELKSVNNRYLDLGLKMPKKFNAFESAIRSELKSYMKRGKVDVFISYEDFSESDSRVKYNKAIAEEYYNYLKEMSSDFGLDNDVRISVLSRFPEVFTMEEEELDEEEVWSGLSKAINGAGKAFLESRMKEGEFLSKDLSEKLDGMMENVEYITERSPEIIQEYKTKLREKIADLLEDKQVDENRLAMEVTIYADKVCVDEELTRLRSHIKATKEALLKGDDKDGIGRKLDFLAQEMNREANTILSKSTDLKISDRGIALKTDIEKVREQIQNIE from the coding sequence ATGGTTTGCAGTATGACTGGCTTTGGTAGATGTGAAGTTACTGAGGGACAGCGTAAGTACACTGTTGAACTCAAATCTGTTAATAACAGATATTTGGATCTTGGCCTTAAGATGCCAAAGAAATTCAATGCATTTGAATCAGCTATTCGTTCTGAACTCAAGAGCTATATGAAACGTGGTAAGGTTGATGTATTCATAAGCTATGAAGATTTTTCTGAATCAGATTCCAGAGTAAAATATAATAAAGCTATTGCGGAAGAGTATTATAATTACTTAAAGGAAATGTCTTCCGATTTTGGCCTTGATAATGATGTAAGGATTTCTGTGCTTTCAAGATTTCCTGAGGTTTTTACCATGGAAGAGGAAGAACTTGATGAAGAGGAAGTATGGAGCGGATTAAGCAAGGCAATAAATGGTGCAGGTAAAGCTTTTTTGGAATCCAGAATGAAGGAAGGAGAATTTCTTTCAAAAGATTTATCAGAAAAGCTTGACGGAATGATGGAAAACGTGGAATATATTACAGAACGTTCTCCGGAAATCATTCAGGAATATAAGACTAAGCTACGAGAGAAAATTGCAGATTTACTCGAGGATAAGCAGGTTGATGAGAACAGACTTGCTATGGAAGTTACTATTTATGCAGACAAGGTCTGCGTTGATGAGGAACTTACAAGACTTCGTAGCCATATTAAGGCTACCAAGGAAGCACTACTTAAGGGCGATGACAAGGATGGCATCGGCAGAAAGCTTGATTTCCTTGCTCAGGAGATGAACAGAGAGGCTAATACAATTCTATCCAAGTCAACAGATCTTAAGATTTCTGACAGAGGAATAGCACTTAAGACTGACATTGAGAAGGTCAGAGAACAAATTCAGAATATCGAATGA
- the pgsA gene encoding CDP-diacylglycerol--glycerol-3-phosphate 3-phosphatidyltransferase yields MNLPNKLTVLRVILIPFFVVFLLLSPGNDLFKWISLAIFIIASLTDMLDGKIARKYNLITDFGKFMDPLADKLLVCSAMICLIDLGKIPSWVVVIIIAREFIISGFRLVAADNGRVIAASYWGKFKTTFQMIMVILMIADLGAVVPYYDIVTTIIMWIALVLTIISLCDYIIKNKDVMSGDM; encoded by the coding sequence ATGAATTTACCAAACAAGCTGACCGTTCTTAGAGTTATACTGATTCCATTTTTTGTAGTTTTTTTGCTTCTTAGTCCCGGAAATGATTTGTTTAAATGGATTTCACTGGCAATTTTTATCATTGCCAGCCTGACGGATATGCTTGATGGCAAGATTGCCAGGAAATATAACCTTATTACTGATTTTGGTAAGTTTATGGATCCTCTGGCTGATAAACTTCTTGTATGCAGTGCAATGATTTGTCTGATTGACCTTGGAAAGATTCCTTCATGGGTAGTTGTAATAATTATTGCAAGAGAGTTTATTATAAGCGGATTCAGACTTGTAGCAGCTGACAATGGCCGTGTTATTGCTGCCAGCTATTGGGGCAAATTTAAGACAACATTCCAGATGATAATGGTAATTCTTATGATTGCTGATTTGGGGGCTGTTGTTCCGTATTATGACATCGTGACCACTATAATCATGTGGATCGCACTGGTACTTACTATCATTTCTCTTTGCGATTACATCATCAAGAACAAAGATGTTATGAGCGGTGATATGTAA
- a CDS encoding ATP-binding cassette domain-containing protein: MPNNQFPEHGPIDPETGKEVLLSVKNIDITFGKGDNAFKAVKDASFDIYKGETFSLVGESGSGKTTIGRAVIRVNPCSAGEIQYKGVKISGNISKSLDREVIRNIQMVFQDPAASLNERATVDYIISEGLYNFHLFKNEADRVQKVEKMIEEVGLLPEHLTRYPHEFSGGQRQRIGLARAMVMEPELVVADEPISALDVSIRAQVLNLLKKFQRERGVSYLFIAHDLSIVRFISDRIGVIYKGNIVEIADTEELFQYPLHPYTKSLISAVPIPDPRLEKNKVLFAYDPSVHDYSVDKPELVDIGHNHLVYGNKKEIEEYKKLRDENKPIQAVRIDPEEAQKQMAKNTEFMESEDTGSSEILSTPIHDTGSIWLSVLSFFLPVLGIIAAFVFRKMNYIRNYKRCKKGAIIGLLVLLAIIVVFGILLILASL, from the coding sequence ATGCCTAATAATCAGTTTCCTGAGCATGGACCAATAGATCCTGAGACAGGCAAAGAAGTACTCCTTTCTGTTAAGAATATTGATATTACTTTTGGAAAGGGAGACAACGCTTTCAAAGCTGTTAAAGATGCAAGCTTTGATATTTACAAGGGCGAGACCTTCTCACTTGTAGGTGAGTCTGGATCTGGTAAGACTACAATCGGTCGTGCAGTAATCAGGGTTAACCCTTGTTCAGCTGGTGAGATTCAGTATAAGGGCGTTAAAATATCCGGTAATATTTCTAAATCTCTTGATAGAGAGGTTATTAGAAATATTCAGATGGTATTCCAGGATCCTGCTGCATCTCTTAATGAGAGAGCAACTGTTGACTATATCATCTCAGAAGGTCTTTATAACTTCCATCTTTTCAAGAATGAAGCTGACAGAGTTCAGAAGGTTGAGAAGATGATCGAAGAGGTTGGACTTCTTCCGGAGCACCTTACTCGTTATCCTCACGAGTTCTCTGGTGGACAGAGACAGCGTATCGGTCTTGCAAGAGCGATGGTCATGGAACCTGAACTTGTAGTAGCAGATGAGCCTATTTCTGCCCTTGATGTTTCTATCAGAGCGCAGGTCCTGAACCTTCTCAAGAAGTTCCAGAGAGAAAGAGGAGTATCATATCTCTTTATTGCACATGACCTTTCAATCGTAAGATTTATTTCTGATCGTATTGGTGTTATTTATAAGGGTAACATCGTTGAGATTGCAGATACTGAAGAACTCTTCCAGTATCCGCTTCATCCATATACCAAGTCTCTTATTTCAGCAGTACCTATTCCTGATCCGAGACTTGAGAAGAACAAGGTTCTTTTTGCTTATGATCCTTCAGTTCATGATTATTCAGTTGATAAGCCTGAGCTTGTTGATATCGGACATAATCATCTTGTATATGGTAACAAGAAAGAAATCGAAGAGTATAAGAAGCTTCGAGATGAGAATAAACCAATTCAGGCTGTTAGAATTGATCCTGAGGAAGCTCAGAAGCAGATGGCTAAGAATACTGAGTTTATGGAATCAGAAGATACAGGAAGCAGCGAGATTCTCAGTACTCCTATACATGATACAGGAAGCATCTGGCTGTCAGTTCTTTCATTCTTCCTTCCTGTACTTGGCATTATTGCAGCCTTTGTATTCAGAAAGATGAATTACATCCGTAATTACAAGAGGTGTAAGAAGGGTGCTATTATTGGATTGTTAGTTCTTTTGGCTATCATAGTAGTGTTTGGTATATTGCTGATATTAGCATCACTGTGA
- a CDS encoding ion transporter, which produces MADAKMKKVSFNRFRAKVFNMVSTGVIDEPLNRFYDVLSIVALILNLFAAFAITFDYMEEHYKGLLLVIEGVTTFFFAIDYLLRVFTAKELYPKLSESRSIFKYVLSFTGIIDLLSFLPYYLPVFFPAGSAVFRMFRVARILRLFRINSYYDQLNVITEVLASKKQQLLASVFIILILMMASSLCMYSVEHDAQPNVFQNAFSGVWWSVSTLLTVGYGDIYPVTVAGKILGILISFLGVGMVAIPTGIISAGFVEQYQKLKTVGDYAEEENIHFIRIKLTDKDSWTKKKIIDLQLPKDIMIVAVQRDKDTIIPRGQTVLESGDVVVMCAEKTKEIQPIDLKEITINDGHSWNGVAIKDLDISRQSYIFMIRRKGKAIIPRGNLTIKAGDVILLYEKHSIRDFA; this is translated from the coding sequence ATGGCTGACGCAAAAATGAAGAAGGTAAGCTTTAACAGATTTAGAGCAAAAGTCTTTAATATGGTCAGTACAGGTGTCATTGATGAACCGTTAAACCGTTTTTATGACGTACTGAGTATAGTCGCACTTATACTCAATCTTTTTGCTGCGTTTGCAATTACATTTGATTATATGGAGGAGCACTATAAAGGGCTCCTCCTTGTTATTGAAGGCGTTACAACGTTCTTTTTTGCAATTGACTATCTTTTGAGAGTATTTACAGCCAAGGAGCTGTATCCTAAGTTATCTGAATCCCGTTCCATATTTAAATATGTATTATCGTTTACAGGAATCATAGATCTATTGTCTTTTTTGCCTTATTATCTTCCTGTTTTCTTTCCTGCAGGTTCTGCAGTATTCAGAATGTTTCGAGTTGCTCGAATACTTAGGCTGTTCAGGATCAATTCCTATTACGATCAGCTAAACGTTATAACTGAAGTTCTTGCAAGTAAAAAGCAGCAGCTTCTGGCATCGGTATTTATTATTCTGATACTCATGATGGCGTCAAGTCTATGCATGTACAGTGTAGAACATGATGCACAGCCGAATGTGTTCCAAAATGCTTTTTCTGGTGTCTGGTGGTCAGTATCAACTCTTTTGACAGTAGGATATGGTGACATATATCCGGTAACCGTTGCGGGTAAAATACTTGGAATTCTTATAAGCTTTTTGGGTGTTGGAATGGTTGCTATCCCGACTGGTATCATAAGTGCCGGATTCGTAGAGCAGTATCAGAAGCTTAAGACTGTAGGTGATTATGCCGAGGAAGAGAACATCCATTTTATCAGGATAAAGCTTACAGATAAAGATAGCTGGACTAAAAAGAAGATTATTGATCTGCAGCTGCCAAAAGATATCATGATAGTTGCTGTTCAGAGAGATAAAGATACAATTATTCCCAGAGGGCAGACTGTTCTTGAAAGCGGTGATGTTGTCGTCATGTGCGCTGAAAAAACTAAGGAGATACAACCAATTGATCTAAAAGAGATCACAATAAATGATGGCCACTCCTGGAATGGTGTTGCAATCAAAGACCTTGACATCTCAAGGCAGAGTTATATTTTTATGATCAGAAGAAAAGGAAAGGCAATTATTCCAAGAGGAAATCTTACCATTAAGGCCGGAGATGTGATCCTGTTATATGAGAAGCACTCCATTCGAGATTTTGCCTGA
- the gmk gene encoding guanylate kinase: MNRKGIIIVVSGFSGAGKGTIMKALTAKYDQYALSISATTRDPRPGEVNGREYFFVSNEEFEKLIADNGLIEHAGYVNHYYGTPRKFVEDKLNAGIDVILEIEIQGALQVKEQYPDAVLLFVMPPSAAELEKRLRGRGTESDEVIRQRLKRAVEESVGIENYDYIVINDKLEDAVESVHGIITAAHGTPDRNMEFISKVREELNGLN, translated from the coding sequence ATGAATCGTAAAGGTATTATTATTGTTGTTTCAGGGTTTTCCGGTGCAGGAAAAGGCACTATAATGAAGGCTCTTACTGCTAAGTATGATCAGTATGCGCTTTCAATTTCAGCAACTACCAGAGATCCCAGACCTGGAGAAGTTAATGGAAGAGAATACTTCTTTGTAAGCAACGAAGAGTTTGAGAAACTCATTGCTGACAATGGACTTATCGAACATGCCGGTTATGTTAATCATTACTATGGCACACCCAGAAAATTTGTTGAAGATAAGCTTAATGCTGGAATTGATGTTATACTAGAAATAGAGATCCAGGGTGCTCTTCAGGTTAAGGAGCAGTATCCTGATGCAGTTCTATTGTTTGTTATGCCACCTTCTGCAGCTGAACTTGAGAAGAGACTTCGTGGCAGAGGCACAGAATCTGACGAAGTTATCAGGCAGAGACTGAAGAGGGCAGTAGAAGAGTCTGTTGGAATTGAGAACTATGATTATATAGTAATTAATGATAAACTAGAAGATGCTGTCGAGAGCGTCCATGGAATCATTACAGCAGCTCATGGTACTCCTGACAGGAATATGGAGTTTATCAGTAAGGTAAGAGAAGAACTCAATGGTTTGAATTGA